A window from Herbaspirillum sp. meg3 encodes these proteins:
- a CDS encoding ABC transporter ATP-binding protein, with protein sequence MFLQIDHVSISYPRASAPAVQSVALTLQAGQLGVLIGPSGSGKTTLLRAIAGLEHPQSGRILLDGQVLDGPGIRLAAEERRIGMVFQDFALFPHLSIEANIGFGLRQEHGSKQQRRQRVQEMLELVGLAGMEEKFPHQLSGGQQQRVALARALAPQPRLLLLDEPFSSLDVELRERLAEDVRRILKQAGITALMVTHDQMEAFAVGDVVGVMQQSRLEQWDEPYALYHRPATRFVADFIGHGIFVPGALVSDSGVTAMDTPLGKLHDVAHMLDSLQSETAHGLPFDVLLRSDDIVHDDLSPFKARIVRKSFRGADFLYTLQLDDGIELLSLVPSHHDHAIGEAIGIRLDVNHVVAFPRAAT encoded by the coding sequence ATGTTCCTGCAAATTGATCACGTCAGCATCAGTTATCCGCGCGCCTCTGCGCCCGCGGTGCAATCGGTTGCCCTGACATTGCAGGCCGGACAGCTGGGCGTGCTGATCGGCCCCTCCGGCAGCGGCAAGACGACGCTGCTGCGCGCCATCGCCGGACTTGAACACCCGCAATCCGGTCGCATTCTTCTTGACGGGCAAGTACTGGACGGCCCCGGCATTCGCCTCGCCGCCGAAGAACGCCGCATCGGCATGGTATTCCAGGACTTTGCACTGTTCCCGCATCTCAGCATCGAAGCCAATATCGGTTTCGGCTTGCGTCAGGAGCATGGCAGCAAACAACAACGCCGCCAGCGCGTGCAAGAGATGCTGGAGCTGGTCGGCCTGGCCGGCATGGAAGAGAAATTCCCACATCAGTTATCCGGCGGGCAGCAACAGCGAGTCGCCCTCGCCCGCGCGTTGGCGCCGCAACCACGTCTGTTGCTGTTGGACGAACCTTTCTCCAGCCTCGACGTCGAATTGCGCGAACGACTGGCCGAGGACGTGCGCCGCATTCTCAAGCAAGCCGGCATCACCGCGTTGATGGTGACGCACGACCAGATGGAAGCGTTTGCCGTCGGCGATGTCGTCGGCGTCATGCAGCAGAGCCGACTGGAGCAATGGGACGAGCCTTACGCGCTCTACCATCGCCCCGCCACACGCTTTGTCGCCGACTTCATCGGCCATGGCATCTTCGTGCCTGGTGCATTGGTCAGCGATTCCGGCGTCACGGCGATGGACACCCCGCTGGGCAAACTACACGACGTGGCCCACATGCTTGACAGCTTGCAATCCGAAACCGCACACGGTCTGCCATTCGATGTCTTGCTGCGTTCCGATGACATCGTGCATGACGACTTGTCGCCGTTCAAGGCGCGCATCGTGCGCAAGTCATTCCGTGGCGCCGATTTTCTCTACACGCTGCAACTCGACGACGGCATTGAGCTGCTGTCGCTGGTTCCCTCGCATCACGATCACGCCATCGGCGAAGCGATCGGCATCCGGCTCGACGTCAATCACGTCGTGGCATTTCCACGCGCCGCCACATAA
- a CDS encoding bifunctional diguanylate cyclase/phosphodiesterase, with translation MLSASYDSLLVAVSLLVAVLASYTALDMTERINSTRDYAGRSWLIGGAVAMGIGIWSMHFVGMLAFRLPIDLGYDPWITFLSLLIAVAVSGFALWIVSRPELPMRRLLNSALAMGLGIAAMHYTGMAAMLMNPAIHYDPWWFAASILIAVGASAAALWIAFHLRKNTPHVKFARAGAAVVMGIAIVGMHYSGMAAANFPGDSICLAVRDGVSPGWLAILIIVVTLAVLTIALLTSLLDARLESRTAKLARSLAEANEELTQLVLHDNLTKLPNRTLLEDRLNQAINKASREQGHFALMFCDLDGFKAINDSLGHHVGDLLLVEVAKRICSVMRAQDTVARLGGDEFVMLVELKEPDDAMTIADKLVNIVNESFHVQKHDLRVSASIGIAIYPEDGNNRHDLVVNADAAMYHTKRAGRNGYHFFEASMNVNAHNQLQWLQDLRMALERKEFVLHYQPKFNSPSGPVLGAEALLRWQHPTHGLVGPDEFIGLAERSGLIVPIGEWVLNEACRQMKVWFDMGHQDWTIAVNLSALQFAHADLIDLVKDTLSRHGLPARCLTLEVTESTAMHDAENSLKTLQKISDLGVDISIDDFGTGYSSLLYLKRLPANELKIDRGFVRDLSDGNDDAAIISAIVALGRTLNLRIVAEGVETTKQQDFLTSVGCDALQGYLMGRPMTPEKFLEATSNLQNSVVQPL, from the coding sequence ATGTTATCCGCTTCTTACGATAGTTTGCTCGTTGCCGTGTCCCTGCTGGTCGCAGTTCTGGCCTCTTATACAGCCTTGGACATGACCGAACGGATCAACTCGACGCGCGATTATGCCGGCCGCTCCTGGCTGATCGGTGGTGCGGTGGCGATGGGTATTGGTATCTGGTCGATGCATTTCGTCGGCATGCTGGCTTTCCGCCTGCCTATTGATCTCGGGTATGACCCCTGGATTACCTTCCTCTCTTTATTGATCGCTGTCGCGGTCTCCGGCTTTGCGCTCTGGATTGTGAGCCGTCCGGAACTGCCGATGCGCCGTCTGCTCAACAGTGCATTGGCAATGGGCTTGGGCATCGCCGCCATGCATTACACCGGCATGGCGGCGATGTTGATGAATCCCGCCATCCATTACGATCCGTGGTGGTTTGCAGCATCGATACTTATCGCTGTGGGAGCATCTGCTGCAGCGTTGTGGATCGCATTCCATCTGCGCAAGAACACGCCTCACGTCAAATTTGCTCGCGCCGGTGCGGCAGTGGTGATGGGTATCGCCATCGTCGGTATGCACTATTCCGGGATGGCGGCCGCCAATTTTCCTGGCGACAGCATCTGCCTCGCGGTAAGGGATGGGGTAAGCCCCGGCTGGCTGGCGATTTTGATTATTGTGGTGACGCTGGCGGTATTGACGATCGCTTTGCTGACGTCGTTGCTCGATGCGCGCCTGGAGTCGCGCACGGCCAAGCTGGCGCGCTCATTGGCCGAAGCCAACGAAGAATTGACACAACTGGTGTTGCACGACAATCTGACCAAACTGCCGAATCGCACTCTGCTGGAAGACCGGCTGAATCAGGCCATCAACAAGGCGTCACGCGAGCAGGGGCATTTCGCCTTGATGTTTTGCGATCTGGATGGTTTCAAGGCGATCAACGATTCGCTCGGTCATCATGTCGGCGATTTGCTGCTGGTGGAAGTCGCCAAGCGCATCTGTTCGGTCATGCGAGCACAGGATACCGTCGCGCGTCTGGGCGGCGACGAGTTCGTCATGCTGGTGGAGCTGAAAGAACCCGACGATGCAATGACGATTGCAGACAAGCTGGTGAACATCGTCAACGAAAGTTTCCACGTCCAGAAACACGACCTGCGCGTGTCGGCCAGCATCGGTATCGCCATCTATCCGGAAGACGGCAACAACCGCCATGATCTGGTCGTCAATGCCGATGCCGCGATGTATCACACCAAGCGTGCCGGGCGGAATGGCTATCACTTCTTTGAAGCGTCGATGAATGTCAACGCGCACAACCAGCTGCAATGGCTGCAAGATCTGCGCATGGCGCTGGAACGCAAGGAATTCGTGCTGCACTACCAGCCCAAATTCAATTCGCCGAGTGGACCGGTGCTAGGCGCTGAGGCGCTCTTGCGCTGGCAGCATCCCACGCATGGACTGGTCGGGCCGGATGAGTTCATTGGCCTGGCGGAACGCTCGGGCCTGATCGTGCCGATCGGCGAGTGGGTCTTGAATGAAGCCTGTCGCCAGATGAAGGTATGGTTCGACATGGGGCACCAAGACTGGACCATCGCTGTCAATTTATCAGCCTTGCAGTTTGCGCATGCTGATCTGATTGACCTGGTCAAAGATACCCTGTCACGTCATGGCTTGCCGGCGCGTTGCCTGACGCTGGAGGTCACTGAATCGACCGCCATGCACGACGCGGAAAACAGCCTGAAAACCTTGCAAAAGATTTCTGATCTGGGCGTCGATATCTCCATCGACGATTTTGGCACCGGCTATTCCAGCTTGCTGTACTTGAAGCGTTTGCCTGCCAATGAACTGAAGATTGATCGCGGCTTTGTGCGCGACCTCTCGGATGGCAACGACGATGCAGCGATCATTTCCGCTATCGTGGCGCTGGGCCGTACATTGAACTTGCGCATCGTCGCGGAAGGTGTCGAAACCACAAAACAACAGGATTTTCTGACCTCGGTTGGCTGCGATGCGTTGCAAGGCTACCTGATGGGGCGTCCAATGACGCCGGAGAAATTCCTGGAAGCGACCTCCAATCTGCAAAACAGCGTCGTTCAACCCCTCTGA
- a CDS encoding Fe(3+) ABC transporter substrate-binding protein: MFLRTFVAGMVLATTSVGAFAQEKVINLYSARHYQTDEALYGNFTKATGIKINRVDADDAGILARLKSEGTASPADVILLVDAARLWRGENDGLFQPVKSSVLESRIPANLRGKDDGQGSQWFGFSTRARVIVYNKQNVKPEDVDTYESLADPKNKGKLCTRSGSHPYNVSLFGALYEHVGEAKTEAILKGMVANMARTPVGGDTDQIKAVASGECGVAISNSYYVARLMKSTKPEDIAIVSKFGVVWPNQKSFGAHVNIAGAGVAKHAPHKADAVKFLEYLSSDDAQRYFAEGNNEWPAVKSVKTGNAALDTLGPFKAEVIDVAATGRNQQKVLQILDRVGYK; encoded by the coding sequence ATGTTTTTGCGTACTTTTGTTGCAGGAATGGTGTTGGCGACAACCTCGGTCGGCGCGTTCGCCCAGGAAAAGGTAATCAACCTTTACTCCGCGCGCCACTATCAGACTGACGAAGCCTTGTATGGCAACTTCACCAAGGCAACCGGTATCAAGATCAACCGTGTCGACGCCGATGACGCCGGTATCCTGGCGCGTCTCAAAAGCGAAGGTACTGCAAGTCCAGCCGATGTGATTCTGCTGGTCGACGCCGCCCGTCTGTGGCGCGGTGAGAACGACGGCCTGTTCCAACCGGTGAAGTCCAGTGTGCTGGAATCGCGTATCCCCGCCAATTTGCGCGGCAAGGACGACGGCCAGGGTTCGCAATGGTTCGGTTTTTCGACGCGCGCCCGCGTGATCGTCTACAACAAGCAAAACGTGAAGCCGGAAGACGTCGACACCTACGAGTCGTTGGCCGACCCGAAGAACAAGGGCAAGTTGTGCACCCGTTCCGGCTCGCATCCTTACAATGTGTCGCTGTTTGGCGCACTGTATGAGCACGTTGGCGAAGCCAAGACGGAAGCTATCCTCAAGGGCATGGTCGCCAATATGGCACGCACCCCTGTAGGTGGTGACACCGATCAGATCAAGGCGGTGGCGTCCGGCGAATGCGGCGTGGCGATTTCCAACTCCTACTATGTGGCACGGCTGATGAAGTCGACCAAACCGGAAGACATCGCTATCGTCAGCAAATTTGGCGTGGTCTGGCCGAATCAGAAGAGCTTTGGCGCGCACGTCAATATCGCTGGTGCAGGCGTGGCGAAGCACGCTCCGCACAAGGCTGATGCCGTGAAATTTCTGGAGTATCTGTCCAGCGACGACGCGCAGCGCTATTTCGCCGAAGGCAATAACGAATGGCCTGCAGTCAAAAGCGTGAAGACCGGTAATGCCGCGCTCGACACGTTGGGGCCATTCAAGGCGGAAGTGATCGATGTCGCTGCCACTGGTCGCAATCAACAGAAGGTGCTGCAGATTCTGGATCGCGTCGGCTACAAGTAA
- a CDS encoding TAXI family TRAP transporter solute-binding subunit: MEKTTAPRKHSVSAIRARFVAISWRDLAVSFGPMVLLIIVGVWLAIWLIHPAPPKTITIATGPEHSNFWNVAERYKKILARDGVTVKIVASEGSLDNLHKLVDSASGVDVAFVQGGIADSVNIEDLVSLGSVSYSPVSVFYRNDKVVSRLSELTGKSIAIGLQGSGSRVLALTLLKASGIEPGGATKLLDMGGDEAAEALSKGKIDVAFLMGESAAPATMGKLLRTSGIRLLDFSQASAYTRRFSYLNELTLPPGVFDFRRNLPDHTIRLIAPTAELIARDDLHPALSDLLIEAAREVHGKASVLQKAGEFPAPLAHEYPISDDATRYYKSGKSFFYRTLPFWLASLVDRTMVILLPIILLLIPGVKLVPLLYGWRIRSRIYKWYGALISLERGVTTGTKEEQEQMLKQLDEIETSVNRMKMPLAFADQFYVLREHIGFVRSRLESGA, translated from the coding sequence ATGGAAAAAACTACCGCCCCTCGTAAACACTCCGTCAGCGCCATAAGGGCGCGTTTCGTCGCCATCTCCTGGCGTGACCTGGCTGTCAGTTTCGGACCGATGGTCTTGCTGATCATCGTCGGCGTCTGGCTGGCGATCTGGCTGATCCACCCGGCGCCGCCCAAAACCATCACCATCGCTACCGGGCCGGAGCACAGCAATTTCTGGAACGTTGCCGAGCGTTACAAGAAGATTCTTGCGCGTGACGGCGTGACGGTGAAGATCGTGGCGTCGGAAGGTTCGCTCGACAATTTGCATAAGCTGGTCGATTCCGCCAGCGGTGTCGATGTCGCCTTTGTGCAGGGTGGTATCGCCGACAGCGTCAATATTGAAGACCTCGTGTCGCTGGGCAGCGTGTCGTACTCCCCGGTGTCGGTGTTCTATCGCAATGACAAGGTGGTGTCGCGATTGTCCGAGCTGACCGGCAAGAGCATCGCCATCGGTTTGCAAGGCAGCGGCTCGCGCGTGCTGGCGCTGACCTTGCTCAAGGCCAGCGGCATCGAGCCGGGTGGCGCGACGAAGTTGCTCGACATGGGCGGCGACGAAGCAGCGGAAGCGCTGTCCAAGGGCAAGATCGACGTGGCCTTCCTCATGGGCGAGTCGGCGGCGCCGGCGACCATGGGCAAGCTGTTGCGCACATCCGGCATTCGTTTGCTGGATTTCTCGCAGGCGTCTGCTTATACGCGTCGCTTCAGCTATCTCAACGAACTGACGCTGCCGCCGGGTGTGTTCGATTTCCGCCGCAATCTGCCGGATCACACGATCCGCTTGATTGCGCCAACGGCCGAACTGATCGCCCGTGATGATTTGCACCCGGCCTTGTCCGACCTGCTGATCGAAGCGGCGCGCGAAGTGCACGGCAAGGCCAGCGTGTTGCAGAAAGCCGGAGAGTTCCCCGCGCCGCTGGCGCACGAATATCCCATCAGCGACGATGCCACCCGCTATTACAAGTCGGGCAAGAGCTTCTTCTACCGCACGCTGCCGTTCTGGCTGGCGAGCCTGGTGGATAGGACGATGGTGATCTTGCTGCCGATTATTCTGCTGCTGATTCCAGGCGTCAAACTGGTGCCGCTTCTGTATGGCTGGCGCATCCGGTCGCGCATCTATAAATGGTATGGCGCATTGATCTCGCTGGAGCGCGGCGTGACCACCGGAACCAAGGAAGAGCAGGAGCAGATGCTTAAACAGCTCGACGAGATTGAGACCTCGGTCAATCGCATGAAGATGCCGCTGGCCTTTGCGGATCAGTTTTATGTACTGCGCGAGCACATCGGTTTTGTGCGCAGCCGGCTGGAGAGCGGCGCGTAA
- a CDS encoding phospholipase A, translated as MQRALLAAGALTITQSAIAGISVLQPPKVIDGNKPFVLTLMVSEDEQASQAYALPDDLVIAASADMTPPVQVHLKRNGDGPGQFTLQRGEFRKVSYSAELPKYLRGVVRIETVGVDASPVLVAIVRAKPGNEQVADASVAATATSVEGGAATPSASVITPGASTSPIGIAPAAEDLINIPRLSFNEPMYLAAGNSGGNRNAKFQLSFKFRLFQPDDMRSRGLIDNLYFGYTQFSLWDLQSPSSPFRDTNYRPSLYYYLPDVGIHNSILSRVSIASGLEHESNGRDGPQSRGLNIFFVQPTLTFGNLNDYQFRISPKIYTYLGPLSDNPDIGQYRGHADLKLAVGKPDGVEFSTTLRKGTRSNTGSADSTLSYPLSRLISGTAGYLMASYFYGYGESLLTYNQKSTPQFRIGYSLSR; from the coding sequence TTGCAACGAGCACTGCTTGCCGCAGGTGCTTTAACTATCACGCAGAGTGCAATTGCCGGCATCTCCGTCCTGCAACCACCTAAAGTCATTGACGGCAACAAACCGTTTGTCCTGACACTCATGGTCAGCGAAGACGAACAAGCGTCGCAGGCTTACGCTTTGCCTGATGATCTGGTGATTGCGGCATCGGCCGACATGACACCACCGGTCCAGGTGCATTTGAAACGCAATGGCGACGGCCCCGGCCAATTCACCCTGCAACGCGGCGAATTCCGCAAAGTCAGCTACAGCGCCGAGTTGCCCAAATACCTGCGTGGCGTCGTACGTATCGAAACCGTCGGCGTTGATGCTTCGCCGGTGCTGGTTGCCATCGTCCGCGCCAAGCCCGGTAACGAACAGGTGGCCGATGCCAGTGTCGCGGCGACGGCTACCAGCGTCGAGGGTGGCGCAGCAACCCCGTCTGCTTCCGTTATCACCCCCGGCGCCAGTACCAGTCCTATCGGCATCGCACCGGCAGCCGAGGACCTGATCAACATCCCACGCCTGTCGTTCAACGAACCGATGTATCTTGCAGCGGGCAACAGCGGTGGCAATCGCAACGCCAAGTTCCAGCTGAGTTTCAAGTTCCGCCTCTTCCAGCCTGACGACATGCGCTCGCGCGGGCTGATCGACAATCTGTATTTCGGCTATACCCAGTTCTCGCTGTGGGATCTGCAAAGCCCGTCATCGCCCTTCCGCGACACCAACTACCGGCCAAGCCTGTATTACTATCTGCCGGACGTCGGCATCCATAACAGCATACTGAGCCGCGTCTCCATTGCGAGCGGTCTGGAACATGAGTCAAACGGCCGCGATGGTCCGCAATCTCGCGGCCTGAATATCTTCTTCGTACAACCGACGCTCACCTTCGGCAATCTCAACGACTACCAATTCCGCATCTCGCCGAAGATCTACACCTACCTTGGCCCGCTGTCGGACAATCCCGATATCGGCCAATATCGCGGCCATGCGGATTTAAAACTGGCAGTCGGCAAGCCGGATGGAGTGGAATTCTCGACCACACTGCGCAAGGGCACCCGCAGCAATACCGGCAGCGCAGATTCGACGTTGTCCTATCCCCTGTCAAGGCTGATTTCCGGCACCGCCGGTTATCTGATGGCGAGTTATTTCTACGGCTACGGCGAGAGCTTGCTGACATATAACCAGAAGTCGACGCCGCAGTTCAGGATCGGCTACAGCCTGTCCCGCTAA
- a CDS encoding iron ABC transporter permease: MYFIGLIALLISLPILGIAGAWLHLDAAGIDAIRQQVQTVLPGYLATSGWLALFVTAGVILVGAATAVAISLFEFRGKRFLSWALLLPMAMPAYVSAYAYTDFLQYAGMVQSSLRDMFPGFRIDVRSLSGAIFLFVFTLYPYAYLLARNALSERGVHLMEAARLLGTPPHERIYRVALPLARPALMAGAALALMETLADYGVSAYFGLTTFTTGIYKAWMVMDDRIAAAQYASLLLLFVAVLLWLERREQQRMRFSSVRGNRHGGNGDGGAESRLPQLHGVKAVAAWLVCATPIVLGFVLPMLILLQLMWRESEMSLATNLLRYAGWTWNSFRFGGIAAAIAIVLALALCFAQRAGDLPRFKYGFLRVVARIASMGYAIPGSVIAIGILLPIAWLQAVFPGSMAGVWLTATSLGVIYAYLVRFTAVAVQSVEAGYTRIPLSFDEAARTMGTSRRRIVQKLHMPLLWRSLATAALMVFVDVVKELPATLLLRPFNTDTLAVIAHNLARDERLGEAALPALSIVVVGLIPVLLVTRALNNR; this comes from the coding sequence ATGTATTTCATCGGTCTGATTGCCTTACTGATTTCCCTGCCCATCCTCGGCATCGCGGGTGCATGGTTGCACCTGGATGCCGCCGGCATTGATGCGATCAGGCAGCAGGTGCAGACCGTCTTGCCGGGATATCTGGCGACCTCAGGCTGGCTGGCGCTGTTCGTCACCGCAGGTGTCATTCTGGTCGGCGCCGCGACGGCGGTGGCGATCAGCTTGTTCGAGTTTCGCGGCAAACGTTTTCTGTCGTGGGCTTTGCTGCTGCCGATGGCGATGCCGGCGTATGTTTCCGCGTACGCATACACCGATTTTTTGCAGTATGCCGGCATGGTGCAAAGTAGCCTGCGCGATATGTTTCCTGGATTCCGCATCGATGTGCGTAGTTTGTCGGGCGCGATTTTTCTGTTCGTCTTTACGCTGTATCCCTACGCTTATCTGTTGGCACGCAATGCCTTGAGTGAGCGCGGCGTGCATCTGATGGAAGCCGCGCGCTTGCTTGGCACGCCGCCGCATGAGCGCATCTATAGAGTGGCATTGCCGTTGGCGCGTCCGGCACTGATGGCTGGCGCTGCGCTGGCATTGATGGAGACGCTGGCGGATTACGGCGTGAGCGCCTATTTCGGCCTGACCACGTTCACAACCGGTATTTACAAAGCATGGATGGTGATGGATGACCGCATCGCCGCGGCGCAGTATGCGTCCTTGCTGTTGCTGTTTGTCGCCGTGCTGCTTTGGCTGGAGCGTCGCGAACAGCAGCGCATGCGGTTCTCTTCGGTGCGCGGCAATCGTCACGGTGGTAACGGTGATGGCGGTGCAGAGTCGCGCCTGCCGCAATTGCATGGCGTCAAAGCGGTCGCCGCGTGGCTGGTGTGCGCGACGCCGATCGTGCTGGGTTTCGTCTTGCCCATGCTGATATTGTTGCAACTGATGTGGCGCGAGAGCGAGATGTCGCTGGCGACCAATCTGCTTCGCTATGCGGGCTGGACCTGGAACAGCTTCCGCTTTGGCGGTATTGCGGCGGCGATTGCAATCGTGCTGGCGCTGGCTTTGTGCTTCGCACAGCGTGCCGGTGATCTGCCTCGTTTCAAATACGGATTTTTGCGCGTGGTCGCACGTATTGCCTCGATGGGCTACGCGATTCCCGGGTCGGTGATCGCCATTGGTATTCTGTTGCCGATTGCATGGCTGCAGGCGGTGTTTCCAGGCAGCATGGCGGGCGTCTGGTTGACGGCAACCTCGCTCGGCGTGATTTACGCGTATCTGGTACGCTTTACGGCCGTTGCGGTGCAGTCGGTGGAAGCCGGCTACACACGTATCCCGCTGAGTTTCGACGAAGCGGCGCGCACCATGGGAACATCGCGCCGCCGCATCGTGCAAAAGCTGCATATGCCTTTGCTGTGGCGTTCGCTGGCAACGGCCGCACTGATGGTGTTTGTCGATGTGGTGAAAGAGTTACCGGCAACGCTGCTGCTGCGTCCTTTCAACACCGATACGCTGGCAGTCATTGCGCACAACCTGGCACGCGACGAGCGTCTTGGTGAAGCGGCATTGCCGGCATTGAGCATTGTTGTGGTTGGCCTGATCCCGGTGCTGTTGGTCACGCGGGCATTAAATAATCGATAA
- the gorA gene encoding glutathione-disulfide reductase: MSQYDYDLFTIGGGSGGVRASRFASQYGARVAIAESKNLGGTCVNVGCIPKKLMSYSAHFHDDFADAAGFGWTVGESRFDWQALIASKDKEIARLNGIYRKILDGAKVDIVEGYATVEDAHTVVVNGKRYTAAHILVATGGHPTVPDIPGKELGIVSDDFFHLTALPKRAVVLGGGYIAVELASILNGLGSDVTLVYRGKHLLRGMDSELGVFLAEEMRKKGMKILFENNIEALKAVGDAKQVTLSDGATIDADCVLFATGRHANTAGIGLEKAGVVLTDKGAVKVDDNFISSVPSIHAIGDVIDRVALTPVALAEGMVVAARLFNKGGKEMSYANIPTAVFSHPNVGTVGLSEEDARKQVGELRIFKSEFKALKHTLSGNSERTFMKLVVDAKSDRVLGVHMVGADAGEIVQGFAVALQCGATKAQFDATIGIHPTSAEEFVTMRTPVA, from the coding sequence ATGAGCCAATACGATTACGATCTGTTCACCATCGGCGGCGGTTCCGGTGGCGTGCGCGCCAGCCGGTTTGCGTCGCAATACGGTGCACGCGTGGCGATTGCCGAGAGCAAGAATCTTGGCGGCACCTGCGTCAACGTCGGCTGCATCCCCAAAAAACTGATGTCGTACAGCGCACATTTTCATGACGATTTTGCCGATGCCGCCGGCTTCGGCTGGACAGTGGGCGAGAGCAGATTTGACTGGCAGGCGCTGATCGCCAGCAAGGACAAGGAAATCGCTCGCCTCAATGGTATCTATCGCAAGATTCTTGATGGCGCCAAGGTCGACATCGTCGAAGGCTACGCCACCGTCGAAGACGCTCACACCGTCGTCGTCAACGGCAAGCGCTACACTGCGGCGCACATTCTGGTCGCCACCGGTGGCCATCCGACCGTGCCGGATATTCCTGGCAAGGAACTTGGCATTGTGTCCGACGATTTCTTCCACCTGACCGCGTTGCCCAAGCGTGCAGTGGTGTTGGGCGGCGGTTATATCGCCGTGGAGCTGGCATCCATCCTTAATGGTCTGGGCAGCGACGTTACTCTTGTCTATCGCGGCAAGCATCTGCTGCGCGGCATGGACAGCGAGCTGGGCGTTTTTCTGGCTGAAGAGATGCGCAAGAAGGGCATGAAGATTTTGTTTGAAAACAATATCGAAGCGCTGAAGGCCGTGGGCGACGCCAAGCAGGTCACGCTGAGCGACGGCGCCACGATCGACGCCGACTGCGTGCTATTCGCGACCGGCCGTCATGCCAACACCGCCGGCATCGGCCTGGAAAAAGCGGGTGTTGTGCTGACCGACAAGGGCGCGGTTAAAGTCGATGACAATTTTATCTCCAGCGTTCCTTCTATCCATGCTATCGGCGACGTTATCGACCGCGTTGCGTTGACGCCGGTTGCACTGGCAGAGGGTATGGTCGTTGCTGCGCGCCTGTTCAACAAGGGCGGGAAGGAAATGTCTTACGCCAATATCCCGACTGCCGTGTTCAGCCATCCCAACGTCGGCACGGTCGGCCTGAGTGAGGAGGATGCGCGCAAGCAGGTTGGCGAGCTGCGTATTTTCAAATCAGAATTCAAGGCGCTCAAGCACACCCTTAGTGGCAACAGCGAACGTACTTTCATGAAGCTGGTCGTGGATGCGAAAAGCGACCGCGTGCTTGGTGTGCACATGGTCGGCGCGGATGCCGGCGAGATTGTGCAGGGCTTTGCGGTAGCGTTGCAATGCGGCGCCACCAAAGCGCAGTTCGACGCAACAATCGGGATTCATCCGACGTCGGCGGAAGAATTTGTCACGATGCGTACGCCGGTGGCATAA
- the cynS gene encoding cyanase: MDRNLVTQKIIEAKVKNKMTWSKIAESIGQSKEWTTAAMLGQMTLTAKQAAVTQELFGLTDEETLWLQIVPYKGSLPTPVPTDPLIYRWYEIVSVYGSTIKELIHEEFGDGIMSAIDFKMDIQRQADPNGDRVNVMLSGKFLPYKTY, translated from the coding sequence ATGGATCGCAATCTCGTTACCCAAAAAATCATCGAAGCCAAGGTCAAGAACAAAATGACCTGGTCCAAGATCGCCGAAAGCATCGGCCAAAGCAAAGAGTGGACAACCGCCGCCATGCTTGGCCAGATGACCTTGACCGCCAAGCAGGCAGCCGTCACGCAGGAATTGTTCGGTCTGACCGACGAAGAAACCCTGTGGCTGCAGATCGTGCCGTACAAGGGCTCGTTGCCGACGCCGGTGCCGACCGATCCGCTGATCTATCGCTGGTACGAAATCGTCAGCGTCTACGGCTCGACCATCAAAGAACTGATCCACGAAGAATTCGGCGACGGCATCATGAGCGCGATCGATTTCAAGATGGATATCCAGCGCCAGGCAGATCCTAACGGCGATCGCGTGAATGTCATGTTGAGCGGCAAGTTCCTGCCCTATAAGACTTACTAA